The genomic window CAGACATAGGCCCGGACCACTGGGACCAAGTGGTAGAAAATTGCTCCAGCAGGGGAATGGCCTCTCTGGCGGCAGCGTTATTGTAGGACAGAAGCATATTGCCAGCCCGCTCCACAGCAAACAGACTTCCGATCAGCAGGTGTAACTTACAGCCCATACTGTGACCCAGGCCATAGATCGGCAGGTAGCGTTGCGCCAACAGATCCCGGTCTTGCAACCGCACCAAAGCCCGCTCGAACTGGAGCAGCACCTCCTGGGCGATCGCCCGATGGTCGAAGGTATTGACAAATGGCGTGGCCACAATCACATAGCCCTGCTGGGCCAGATGCTCCAGCAGTAGCCGATAGGTCACCTGGGGTGCTCTGGCTACAAAAGCACCCCCTAGAAAGTGAACGATCGCCGTCTGGCGTCTGGGAACTAAGACCCAATTACCGGCAATTTCCTGCCAATCCATAAATAATGACAAATTCCTAAATCCCAAAAATCGTTTGAATCCGCCGTCGAATCCAGGAAAAGGGCGTTTCACCCATCTGTTGCAACATCCCTTCATCCAGTAAACCGAGATCCTGTAACACTTGCTGCCGTTCTGCCAGTTTGTGGGCGATTTGCTCGGCCAGATCCCGATGCTGACCCAGCAGCTTCTGCAAATCCCCCCGATCGACCACAAATAAAATGGTATCTTCCATTGCCCGGACTGTGGCCGAGCGGGGAGTTCCTGTTAACAGGGCAATTTCTCCAAAAAACTCCCCTGTATGCAAGGTCGCAATATATTTGCTGATGCGCTGAGAAAGCACTTCCACAGAACCGGACAGAATGATATAGAAAGATTCACCCGGATCATTCTCCTGGCAAATCACCTGGCCTTTGGAGTAGAACTCCCGATAGCCGTGTTCCACCAGAATCCGCAATTCGGCATCGCTGCACTGCTCAAAGTAGGTGATCCGCCGCAACAACACCCGCAAAGTCCAGCCATGGGTGGACTGGGTGGTTAGTTTCAATGTGTCGAGGGAAATCCCCTCGCTCGCTAGCCCAGTTGTCGCTGATTCTGGCTCCTGGTGGGTATGCAGCATGGTCCCCAACTCCCGCAAATTGCGAATCCGCATATCCATCTGGGGCACCGGAATTTCGATGTGGCGTTTGCGAAATTCCTGCTCAATCAGAAAGTTGAGTGAACTCTTGACGTTGAAGGTTTCCGGCGGATCGCCAATCCACACGAGTAACTCAAACTTGAGGGCACTATCGCCAAAACCCGCCAACCAGACCTTGGGGGAAGGATGGGAGAGAACCTGGGATTCTTTGCGGGCTGCTGCCAGCAGAGCTTCTGTCACCGCCACTGGATCAGACTCATAGGCCACACCGACTGGAATATGGAGGCGATACTTCCGATCCTGGT from Leptolyngbya sp. 'hensonii' includes these protein-coding regions:
- a CDS encoding DUF1350 family protein, producing the protein MDWQEIAGNWVLVPRRQTAIVHFLGGAFVARAPQVTYRLLLEHLAQQGYVIVATPFVNTFDHRAIAQEVLLQFERALVRLQDRDLLAQRYLPIYGLGHSMGCKLHLLIGSLFAVERAGNMLLSYNNAAAREAIPLLEQFSTTWSQWSGPMSVEFTPSPLETNVLISQGYRVQRNLLVQFTDDTIDQSAGLLGLLSDRFPGMVTLQKLRGNHLTPLGQDLKWQPGASFTPLDAIGQWVRQEVYRDLNHLKRTLLGWLDPFSLKSDRE
- a CDS encoding mechanosensitive ion channel domain-containing protein, with the protein product MMWLIEFLQQVGMTLAQVLAMPLFELGGKPVSLTSILILIPLAIGVFTLARVLSHWINLTLLTRLGLDRGTREAISTGVSYGLIALGLVIVLQSLGFNLSSLAVLAGVLGIGIGFGLQSLASNFISGITLLFERPIKVGDFIEVEKLLGTVEKISIRSTTIRTLDNVYVIVPNNYFIENQVVNWSYQDRKYRLHIPVGVAYESDPVAVTEALLAAARKESQVLSHPSPKVWLAGFGDSALKFELLVWIGDPPETFNVKSSLNFLIEQEFRKRHIEIPVPQMDMRIRNLRELGTMLHTHQEPESATTGLASEGISLDTLKLTTQSTHGWTLRVLLRRITYFEQCSDAELRILVEHGYREFYSKGQVICQENDPGESFYIILSGSVEVLSQRISKYIATLHTGEFFGEIALLTGTPRSATVRAMEDTILFVVDRGDLQKLLGQHRDLAEQIAHKLAERQQVLQDLGLLDEGMLQQMGETPFSWIRRRIQTIFGI